One stretch of Nomascus leucogenys isolate Asia chromosome 9, Asia_NLE_v1, whole genome shotgun sequence DNA includes these proteins:
- the LOC115836734 gene encoding LOW QUALITY PROTEIN: uncharacterized protein LOC115836734 (The sequence of the model RefSeq protein was modified relative to this genomic sequence to represent the inferred CDS: inserted 1 base in 1 codon; deleted 1 base in 1 codon), whose product MAASGSPGPTPSPGQGRMPAEPAAAGPSRRELRNGSYLTTVPTARLWAAGRAGGPGRPSRSGTXGGGGGYRSALRPIVSLPRGSRRSRAREPGSSPARHLLPPLWKRPPPPRAARPGPRLRASGPARLTGRRQPSPQRPRPPPSWRGPGGPFPAARARCSRTPAVRAPARLGNGRPGLQVPGATRREAGAGSPGPKAGLRGTQTSDIGVSSGQVRG is encoded by the exons ATGGCGGCGTCCGGCTCCCCGGGGCCAACTCCGAGTCCCGGCCAGGGGAGGATGCCCGCGGAGCCCGCCGCCGCCGGCCCCTCGCGGCGGGAGCTGAGGAATGGAAGTTACCTCACTACGGTCCCGACTGCGAGGCTGTGGGCAGCTGGCAGAGCGGGAGGTCCCGGGCGGCCGAGCAGGTCCGgca gcggcggcggcggcggctacCGCAGTGCCCTCCGCCCCATTGTTTCCCTTCCAAGAGGATCCCGGCGAAGCCGAGCCCGGGAACCAGGAAGTTCCCCGGCGCGACACCTCCTGCCGCCGCTATGGAAACGGCCCCCGCCTCCCAGGGCGGCTCGCCCGGGACCCCGCCTCCGCGCCTCCGGCCCCGCCCGCCTCACCGGCCGCCGCCAACCGTCACCGCAGCGGCCGCGGCCGCCGCCATCTTGGCGCGGCCCCGGG GGCCCCTTTCCGGCGGCACGTGCGCGCTGCTCCCGCACTCCCGCCGTGCGCGCTCCCGCCCGCCTCGGGAACGGGCGCCCAGGGCTGCAGGTGCCCGGAGCCACTCGGCGGGAAGCGGGCGCTGGAAGCCCAGGACCCAAAGCTGGGCTTCGGGGCACGCAAACGAGCGACATTGGCGTGTCCAGCGGGCAGGTCAGAGGATAG